In Fragaria vesca subsp. vesca linkage group LG5, FraVesHawaii_1.0, whole genome shotgun sequence, the genomic stretch GATCATTGTTCGTGTATATGCTTGTATATAGGAAGTACAACTATGCTTTTGAAAGAGCACAATGTGGTGAGGTCTTTGCGTAGTGGGTTCTGTGTGTACGACTCACGGGGATTCGATTACAATGACATTGGTGATGATAGTGTTCGGGAAGAACTGTCATGTTGGATGAATTATGGGATTCACCAGAACCAAAGATGCTTAAGATCAGGAGATCCGGACAACATCCCTCATCATAATGTTGCAGGTGATGATATGCATGATGAATTTCATACCATGTCCGAATATAATTGGTCTTCAAAGTTCGTGAGGAGGACAGTGAACTGTGTCATGCTGGTGGCTAACATGGCAGAGATATACAAGGCGTTTAAAGCTGGTGATTCTAATCTAATCGAAGCCACAAGACAGCTTTTCTGCTCAAGTGCTTTCCGAAATTGCGGTAAATTAATTAGCTTAGTTATACGTGGTAATGGTAATTTGATATACAGAAGCATGATGGTTTTGCATATACTGTATATAAATGCAGATGATGAGAAGCCCATCTTGATCTTGACACATGGTGACATGTTATCAACTGAAGAGAGGATTGAAGGGCGGCTTAAAATATGTGAATATGTGGGTGTCTCAGAGACGACCGGAGTATATGATATCGTGTGCCTTACGGAGTATGGATTTCTGGCAGAAGAATCAGACCCGGTTTCAGCTTATGCCCTCACAGAAGCAGTGTATAGGGCATTGCTCATATCGGACAGGACCCACTTACCGAAGAAAACACATAAGGACTGGGCATTGCTTGTAGTGTCCTGGATTATGTGCTTCATTGCTTCCCTCTTTGCTCTCATTGCTGAGATTTGCTTCAAACTCGGAGGAGGTGGACGTCAGAGGGATCACCACAGGCTACTCATGAAGTAGTCGTTGAATTAGATATATAGCTACTCTACTTGTGTTAGCTTTGAAGCTTAATTAATTAGTTTTCATTTCATTGATTTGGCACATCGAATTATGCTATATAGTGCCGGTAACAAAGTGGTTACGTACGTACGTTCATGCAACTAATTGATTACTTTGATCAAGATCAAGAGTACATGGAAAGTTAAAAAATCATCATGTAATAATTCATAAACACAATGAGATTGTAATATGCCGGAAAGCTCAGCTAATTAATCTCACTTTTATCAAAATTCAGATTAGAGGATATTTTTTTTTTGGTTTTGTTCTGATTACTAGAAAAAGCAACAACAAAACAAAACTACTAGAAAAACCTCTAACAACACCCATTTCCCCAGCTGATCCAAATGGATAGCTGGGGACACAGATAGAGATAAGTGATACCAAACTAATGGAGATACAACAGTCAAGTCTAAGGTTTGCTAACCTATCCGCCACAAAGTTTGCTTCCCAAAACGTATGCTTGATGGAACAATGTTGAAATTGCGTCGCCAACCAGCGGACATCTTGCACTATAGACCTGATATACCAAGGAGTAAGTAGATTAGAGGATTGCAACTAACAAATGCAGAAGTTGTTATATATTCTACTAAGGCTGGGCTCGGGTCAGGCCGGTTCGGGTGTTCAGAAAACCCAACCCGACACCCAAAAAAATCGGGTCGGGTCGGTTCAGGTCTTTTCAGTTTTTAAGCCTGACTGGGCCTGACCCGAATTTTTTTTTTTGGGCTTTCGGGTTTTATTTCGGGCCCAAACATGATTATTGCAGTTTTACACCATTTCAAGTCTAGAGATCCAAAAATAATACAACAACATTGCAGGTCAACATTACAGATCAAGGAAACTAAATGGATCAACCAAAATCATCGTACAATGACATCTACTTGACTCAAAATCTCTTCCCCCAAATCAGAATCTTACAAACCTAAACCAAGCACTCATATGATTGAGTAGAAAAGAAGATCAAGCACTCATTCTACATCAGTTGGTTGATCAGAAACTGGGCAAACTAAAGAGACTATAGACAGTATAACCTTCGATTATTCGATTCTTCCACCAAGCTTTCCAGATATTTCTATTTCGACATCATCTTCAACACGTTCTCTCCTCACACGACGCTTCCTTTTTAGAGGAATCTGAACCCCCGAATTTGAATTAGAGCCAGAACGGTGGGACGAATGGGAGCCAGAACTCTCGGACAAACTGGAGCCTAGGCTGAGTGAAATCTGAGGTGAAGCCATGAATCTCTGAAAATAAAAAACAAACAAACAAGCCATGTATCTCAATTAGACAGAGCTAGAACTTATGAACATATTAACAAATCAGAGAGAAGATATATAACTAAATGAACTTATGAACTTATGAACAAGTAGACAGAGCTAGAACTTGTGAACATATATAACTAAATGAACAATGAACACTTCTAATAAGGACACACAAAACATATATATTAACAATGCTAAGTTAATCATGCCTTTCTAAACTAAATGAACAATCAACAATGCACACTTCTGAAGTTCTAATGATATGAACAGTTGAACAATGAGCACTAAAATGCATGCCTAGCTATTTTAGCATTAGAATAGAGCTGATATAAACCCAAAGCAAAATACACATACACCATAATGCCATTAGTGCCAGCACTCCAAAGAAATCATCTTTTCATCACTGAATAATCAACAATTATCCAACTATCCAACGTATAATAACACATCCAAGTTTACCAGCACTCACTAAGGCCACCCAACTTGCCAATTTGCAACCCCAAACCTCTACCCTAATTTTTGGACGAGGTGCAGACTTGATTTCTATGATTTTCTATGATATATAACAATTGAACAATGAACACTGATGAACAATGAGCACTAATCACTGACTGCTTAAGCTTACAAAAATAATTTGATAGCCAACATAAACTACAAATACTTTTATACCTTTATTCTTTTGAATGCATGAAGTTAAGAAAGCCAAAATCAAATGCCCGATTCCAATCAGCTTCCCTGAAACAACAAATTGGCCACCAAAATCAATCAAATTCATATTTAAACAACCTATCTACCAATTTTAACAACCCAACAATATCAAAATAGTCCAGTAACCCAAAATACAAAATACAAATGCCATGAAGTGAAAGAGATTGAGAAACCCAGAAAACCCAGTTGGGATTTGTACCTAAAATGAGAGAAAACTTAAACCCAGAATCTAAAAAGCCATCTGTTTCCACTCGATGAGGCTCGAAACAACAAAAGAGGTAGAAGAGAGTTTGAGGCTTTGAGAGAAGAGAGGCGGTTTAGGTCTTGGAGGATTCTCAAGTCTGAGTTTGAGAGAGATTTGTGTTGCGTTTTTTCAGTTTTAGGTTTTTTTTTTTTAATTATGTGGACCAAATGACCAATAGATAGCTGACACGTCATAAAAAGGTATTTCGGGCCTGAACGGGTTTTCGGGCTGAGACCGAACCTGAACCCAAAACGGGACCGATCAGTAAGAATTTAGGCCCGTCTTTGGACCGAGCCGATATCATCACTTTCAGGACCGGCCCGATCGGTCCTTGTAGGGCTTTCTGGTTTTGTTTTTCGGGCTTTCGGGCCCTAACGCCCAGCATTATTTCTACCACAGATGGGATTTGGTATATAGGCCCAAAGAAACATTTTCTCGATCTTTTTGTTGGAAAGCGCTGGAATACACAGGTGTACAGTACGCTGAGGTGGGTCTCCACACGTGGCATAGTTTTGTCCACAAAATTCAAATTTTAAGGACATAAAAGTAAATCTCTCACTTTTTTTATTTTTTATTTTTTTAAAACTTTTATTAATAACTCACACACCCTACATATGTCATGAGGTTTGAACCCATGACCTCAAAGTTGTCAGTTAAACACCTTAACCAACCAAGCCACAGCTCACCGACAAAAAAAATATCATTCATCATAGTTAAAATTTAAGATCATTTAGGTCAAATCCCCTGTAATCTAACCCCAAGTGCCCCAAAATTTTAATCTCTTTCTGGAACTCTAGGTTCTTGTCGAACATGACGGCTGAGGTGAAGCCGATATCGGAGGTCAGATAGTCAAGGAAGACGACGATTGGGCCGACATGCGGTAGAGGAACTTGATTGATTTCGATTCTGATCGAGACCCGCCGGAAGACCTGTGTGAAATTGGCTCTACAATATATGGGGAGGAGGATGTGCTATGCAATATCAGTTTGGAGGAGTGATATGATTATGAAAGAAAAGCTGGTGGTGCTTGGATTGGTAGAATCTGGGTTGAATCAGACCCTCGATCGGAAGAACACTGAGGTTGTGGAGCTTATTATGTGAATATGTGATACTATTCGTATGGATGAAAGTTCCTCTACTTTCCACAAAAAAAACCGAAGTCCTGAAGAAAACTGGACACAAAATCTTGTGGAAGTTTTCTGATATATATCTTGATAAACAGAAAGATTACAGATCTACTCTTTATATATAAGAGAGAGATGGAACTAACTGAAAAGCTATACAGTAGAAAGTAAAGTAAAGCAAAGATGTACAGTAAAAAATAAGACTCAATAACCGAAGGACAAAAGACCTCTACTTCCAATACTCCCCCTCAAGCTGGATCAAGGGGATTCATTGAGCCAAGCTTGCCCAAGAGTTGATGGAATTGAGCAGCGGAAAGAGATTTGGTAAAGATGTTAGCCAATTGGTCTTGGCTGCGAATGTAATGTGTATCAATAACCTTGGACTGAACTTGAGCTCGGATATAATGACAATCGACCTCAATATGCTTGGTTCTCTCATGAAAGACAGGATTAGAGGCAATGTGCATTGCAGCTTAATTATCACAATAAAGAGATATGGGTTGGCTGCTAGGGGATCCCAAATCAGACAGCAATCCTTTCGGCCAAATAAGTTTACAAGCAGTGGAAGCCATAGCTCGATATTCAGCTTTAGCACTAAAACGAGCAACAACAGTTTGTTTCTTGCTTCTCCAACTAACCAAGTTACTACCTACAATGGTACAAAAACCTGTAGTGGACTTACAATCAAGAGAATTTCCTGCCCAATCAGCATCTGTGTAGCCCATGATGTCAGTATGACTATTTGGTTTCATCAAGATTCCTCTCCCAACAGACCCTTTTTAGGTAGTGAAGGATGCGCTTGACAATATGAAGATGAGCCATGGTAGGAGCATGCATGAACTGACTCACTATGCTTACTGCATAAGTTATATCAGGTCGAGTGATAGTAAGATAGATAAGCTTACCCACAAGCCTTTGATAAAAACTGATATTTGGGAGAGACTCACTGGAAACATTCAACTGAAACTTGTTGTCGAGGGGAGTGCTGGCAGACCTGATATCCCACTTGCTGTCAAGGGGAGTGTTGGTAGGCTTGCTATCCCACATTCCTGCATCTTTCAACAGATCAAGAGTATACTTTCTTTGATTGAGAAACAACCCTTTGTGAGACGTGGCCATCTCTATACCCAGGAAATACTTAAGGATCCCCAAATCCTTAATAGCAAACTTGCTATGAAGAGATTGTTTGAGAACATTAATCTCTTCAAGGTTATCACCTGTCACAATCAAATCATCAACATAAATAAGCACAACAAGCTTACTAGTTGAACCAATCCGAACAAATAGAGAGGAATCAACATTGCTCCTACGAAAACCAACTTCTTCAAGGACTGAACTAAGCTCGGCATACCATGTACGAGGAGATTGCTTTAAGCCATAAATTGCTTTATGAAGTCTACACACCACATCTGGATCATGAGATTGAGAATGACCAGGAGGAAGATTCATATACACCTCCTCTTCGAGATCACCATGTAAAAAAGCATTTTTTACATCCATTTGGTAAAGAGGCCAAGAATGGTTCACTACAACTGATAGCAAAACCCTCACGGTACTCATTTTCGCAACAGGAGCAAAGGTCTCCTTGTAGTCTACTCCATAGGTTTGAGTAAACCCACGAGCTACCAATCGTGCCTTGTATCTATTCACACTCCCATCAGAATGAAATTTGGTCTTGTAAACCCATCTACTACCAACAGCCTTCTTCCCTTTAGGAAGCCTTAACACACTCCATGTCTTATTTTCATTAAGGGCATGAAGCTCATCAACCATAGCTTGCTTCCACACATCATGATTATTGGTTTCCTCAAAACTTTGAGGTTCATGATTATTATCAAGAGTACTCAAAAAGGCAGAGTGAGCAGAAGAGAACTTTTTATAAGAGATGAAAGCAGTCATTGGATACCTCGCAGCATATGTCACATAATCCTTAAGTTTTGCTGGAAGACCTCGTACTCACGTAGGATTTCTACGAGGTACAACTGGAGGTGAAAGAAGCGGCTCAACAACAAGTTGCACATGTAATTCAGATCGATCAACTTCTGGATCAAGAGGCACTGCCTGAACTTTTGAAATTGGAGCAGTAGGATGAGAAGATTGACTAGAATCCCTAACAACCGAATGACTAAAACTTGAAGCTGGAACTGAAGCAGTAGGATGGAAAGGATGTCTGCTATCCTCATCGACATGAAGATTAGGTGTTGGAAACAGATAAAATAAAGACTCCCCCTGACTGTAACCATCTGATTTCCCAGCAAAGAAAGGACTATTCTCATCAAATCTAACATCCCTGGAAACAATGATCTTGTTAGAGGAGGGACTGTAGCATTTGTATCCTTTTTGAGTTGATGAATACCCAAAAAACACACATTTTTCAGCCCGAGGATCAAGTTTCCCTCTTTTATTAGCTTGTATGTGAACGAAGCACACGCAGCCAAACACTTTTAGGTGAGAAATGTCGATCTTCCTTCCTTTCAACACTTCAAGAGGAGATTTACCACCAAGCACTCTACTAGGAAACCGATTGATGAGATAAGTGGCAGTGAGCAAGGAAGAAAAAAACGATATTTTCGACGATATTCGTCGAAAATATCGTTTTTTTCACTCACCGAAATTTATTTCTCACCCCAGAAACATTTGCACGAGGTATAGCTCAATCAATAAGTTGAAGTTCTGTCTTTCCATTGCTTCGGAATGCGGTAGCCTAGACTTCAAAATAAAAAGGACTATGCATTCAACAAAGTAAAATTTTAGGTCGGCTTCAAACAGAGATCAGTCAGTAAACAACCTAGCCTTATAATTTCAATATTGAGAAAGGATTGCAGTCCAAGATTCCGGTCAGCTAATCAAAGAAAGAAGCATTCGAGCTACAATCTCGCAAATCTCAATGTCAAGAAAGAGGGAAGGCCTGTCTTCTGTTCCATGCTCTTTCGAGAGTTCGTAGATTTGCCCATTCTACCATTGGAAGGCCTGCGATTAGAACTAGTAATGGGGGGAGTGGAGTACATGTGCTACGTGAAACTAGAGATTTCCTTCTTTTTTATTAAATAGTAAAGACTTTCCTTCATAAAGACTAGATTCAATGTGGTCGTAGATCTGGGTTTTTATTCCGGAATGGTCGTAGATCAGTGGATCAGTCAATGAAGCATTTCCAGTGGTCCGAAACTATCGATATATCGCGATATTTCGCAAAATATTTGATTTCTCACCGATATTTCCGGAATATTCCAGAAAAGTGTCACTCTGCTCATGGACTGCTGCACCCCACGCGTTCCACTCTGCACTGGCTGGTCCTACTCTGCACTGGCTGGTCTTCGTGTCCCACTCTGCACTGTCTTGACCTTGAAATCCTCCTTGTCTCCATTCTCCAAACTAAAAACCAAATTATGCTGCCAACAGGTTTCGAACCTTGTTTGGCCTGATACAAGGTTAATGCCACAACCAAGTAACCAACCTTGCTAAGCATCCAAGTTGTTCATGTCCGCATCTTTATGATATATATTTCTTTTTTACGAATCTGAAATGTAAAAACTTATATAATTATCTAATATACAACTAACTTATAACTATTTTTTACCTACACTTCTTAATTCCTATTTATAATTATCCATTTTTACCCATTTCATGATCCTCTACTTCTATTTTTCATTATTCTCTTCGTGAGTTATATCATTTAATGACTAGTCTTCACAATACACTGAATGCTCTACACAGAGAGACGATGAAGATAGTGAAAATTTTATAGGTCTTTTACGTGGTTCTAAATTACTCATGTAATTCCATGTGAAATGTATCATATGTATATAAGACATGATGATCTAGCCTTCATTTGGGTTTCCAGCCATAAAAAAAAGTAGTAGATGTTTAAAATTAAACTTTTAAGAATTATCAACGGTTCAGTGGTTACTTTTTCCCTTTAAATTACTACAACTCCCTATACATCAATGTTTATTCAAGGTTTTCTTTTCAAATACAGTAGATAATATAGAAAACAAACATCTCTTAAAGTTTCATTTAAAATTTCCTTGTTTTTCTTCATATTTCAGTCAATTTTCTTAATTTTTTGCTGCAATCGATATTTCCCCGAAATTTCCATCGAAATTTCCATATTTTGAAGAGTCAAAATTTCCGTAATCATCGAAATTTTCTTCCTTAGCAATGAGCACACTTTGAGACCAAAACTGCTTAGGCACATTCATTTGGAACATCAGAGCTCTTGTTTTCTNNNNNNNNNNNNNNNNNNNNAGCAAAGAAAGGACTATTCTCATCAAATCTAACATCCCTGGAAACAATGATCTTGTTAGAGGAGGGGCTATAGCATTTGTATCCTTTTTGAGTTGATGAATACCCAAAAAACACACATTTTTCAGCCCGAGGATCAAGTTTCCCTCTTTTATTAGCTTGTATGTGAACGAAGCACACGCAGCCAAACACTTTCAGGTGAGAAATTTCGATCTTCCTTCCTTTCAACACTTCAAGAGGAGATTTACCACCAAACACTCTACTAGGCAACCGATTGATGAGATAAGTGGCAGTGAGTACACTTTGAGACCAAAACTGCTTAGGCACATTCATTTGGAACATCAGAGCTCTTGTTTTCTCCAAAAGATCCCGATTCTTTCTCTCAGCAATGCCATTTTGCTGAGGCGT encodes the following:
- the LOC101306923 gene encoding uncharacterized protein LOC101306923; this translates as MHVCNSSSDDEKIIISDESSGSISSIEAYCWWRSAAKYDEYVKLKFEGGLPDVSRLTRRMRVFKELERLALLASGNTTGTHEYQGQYIEGGVNELRHKLLTYRSGDFWVPTGGISKDMMDIPPVATILLVGFSASGKSSLVNLMYSVLGRSGLVPFAQTSSSSGSTTMLLKEHNVVRSLRSGFCVYDSRGFDYNDIGDDSVREELSCWMNYGIHQNQRCLRSGDPDNIPHHNVAGDDMHDEFHTMSEYNWSSKFVRRTVNCVMLVANMAEIYKAFKAGDSNLIEATRQLFCSSAFRNCDDEKPILILTHGDMLSTEERIEGRLKICEYVGVSETTGVYDIVCLTEYGFLAEESDPVSAYALTEAVYRALLISDRTHLPKKTHKDWALLVVSWIMCFIASLFALIAEICFKLGGGGRQRDHHRLLMK